The genomic segment CCACTAGTGTGATATTGTAGTTCGGTGCTATATAAGAAAAAATTTCTTTTGCTCGTTCTGAAACTTTCCCATCAAAGACTTTGCGTCGATATTTGCTGACCAATACCAGATGATAATTCATCAGAAATACTGAATGTTTGTTGCTGTCCAACTGCATGATTATCACCTCATTTAGGCTTAATCTACTGATTTATTCATACCCACTTTTCAAGGTCAAAACCACCGATTCATCTCCCACCTACGCGCTCACTTTGTGAGTAAGGAAGGCTAAGAGGAGGGAGACTTCTCGGCATTGCGGTTAAATTCTATTATTAATAAATCCTACTCCGGTAATAGTGGCATAAAAGTTTGGATTACTTTTATTATCTTTATGCTGTTTATCCTTTTTATTCTCCCTAGTGAAGCATCAAGATCCGCACATTATTTTGGCGATACCACTGCACCGGATACTTCCTTTATCTATTCCGGCGAAGACCTTTATCATATCGCTCGGAATTTTGGTCCGGAGGGGAGAGCTTACTATATTCGTTCCCGATTCACCTTTGATATTATCTGGCCCCTTGCCTACGGCTTGTTTCTATGGTCGGCTATTGCTTTTTTCCTTCAGAAATTAAAGGACCCTCGGGCTCGCTACCTGGTTTTACTACCGATTTTGGGAGTCGCTCTGGACTTCTTTGAAAATTCCGGTGCCTCACTGGTAATGTTTATGTATCCTGAAAAAATCCCTTCCCTTCTTTATATTGTTCCATTATTTACAATGGCTAAATGGTTAAGCATTGGAGCAAGTTTCTTGGTTTTAATACTACTGATCATTAACCATGGCATAGGATTTTTCAAATCAGGATAAGTTCATTACCCTTCCCAGGTTTATAGAGGATTGTAAAAAATAAAAAAACCTGCAAACCCATAAAAGGACCATCGCAGGTATTTTTATCATTCCAAATATCCATATAAAATATTTATATCGCCGACCAACTGACACTAAAAGACCCTCTGGTACGTTCCCCCATTACAATCAGTCGAAAAGTTCCGGTCTTATCAACAGGAATCTCCACTATTTCCTCGGAATTATGTTCGGTAGGGAGAGGGTATACTTCTCCTGTAGGGCTTTCAATCTTCATCTCCAGATTTCCCTTTTTCACTTCCGAATTGTAAGCAATAGTGATAATTTCCCCTGGTTCTCCCTCAATCTTACGGCTTTCTATCCCGTCAAAATAGTAGTAGGAGGCAGTAAGTGTGTTGCCGACTCCCGAAGAAATATAACCTATTTTTAAGTTTGAAGTACTGCAACCCACTAAAAGAAGAAGGAGTAACACCCCTAAAGCCATAATCCCTTTGCTTTTTTTTATCATTGTATTGCCCATAATCTCCGCATCCCTTCCTGCTTTTATACTTTGATATAATTTTACCTTGAATTAACTTTTGGGTTAACAGTCGGAGGAAGGTAATACTCTCCGTCTAAAGACGGATATTGATTTTTATTTTTTTTATTTTTTGTTTCACTACCTCTTGTTATCGCCTTCTTCTTGCAATCATGATCATTCTTAAGAGCTGTAGCACCGCAGTTGCCATTGCTGCGACGTAGGTAAGTGCAGCGGCGTTCAGCACCGCCTTCGCCCCTTTTTCCTCTTCAGCAATTAAATAACCGTCTGCCTGTAAAAGATTCATCGCCCGGTTACTGGCATTAAATTCCACCGGCAGGGTAATCACTTGAAAAAGCACCGCTACCGCGAATAAATAGATTCCTACGGTCATCAACTCTCCCATAGATGGAATCAACAGGCCTACAATTAGAAATATCCATGCGGCGGAGGATCCGAATTTTGCCGCGGGTAGAATTAAGTTTCGAAAACTCAAGGGTTTGTACCCTAGTCCATGTTGGATGGCATGTCCAACCTCATGGGCGGCAACACTAACCGAAGCGATGGAAGAACCTCGCCCAACCTGCTGGGATAGTCGAAGTGTTTCTGTTCGAGGGTCGTAATGATCTCCTAATTCTCCTTTGGCATTTTCAATTCTTACATGAGACAAATCATTACGATCCAGTAGACTTCTTGCTACTTCAATTCCTGTGTGACCTTTCATAGTAGGTACTTTTAGATACCGAGCAAAATTCGATTTCACCTGTCGTTGGGCGTACATTGTAAGTAAAATTCCCGGTATCAGAATCAGCATAGTGGGATCAAAAAACATAGGAAAATACATAAAATCAACTCCTTTACTGATATTTGTTCAATCCTACCATGCTTTCATGAACTCATTATGAACTTTTATCAAGTTTTTAAAAAAGAAAAACTTTAGCGTATCGGTTCTTTATTACCGGAAAATTATACACTATTATGATTTATTAGTCTTAAAGCGATGGTTTATTAGCAATCACTTTAAGATTATTTAAAATCAACAAGATATTTTAACAGTAGAAAAATAAAAAGCCTACCCAAAGAGAGTAGACTTCAAGCTTATCTGTTGTTATTGTGAACATTTTACAACTCCTTTATATACCTATAATTTTGTAGACTTTTATCCCTTATAGGCTTCCTCTAGGAGGTTGATTTCCATTTTTTTCATCTCCAGCATGGCATCCATTACACGCTTAGCTCGTACATTATCTTCATCCCGGAGATACGTGTTTAAAACTCTCGGTACAACCTGCCAGGAAACGCCGAATTCATCCTTTAACCAACCGCACCGCTCTTCTTCAGCAACCGCTGAGAGTTTATCCCATAGCTCGTCGATTTCTTTCTGGGAATCCACCAATACCATTAGAGATATTCCTTCATTAAAGGTAAATGCGTGGTCCAATCCGCTGTCCATGGCACTGAAGATTTGATTTTCTAATTGAAAGGCACCATGCATTAAGGCATCCTTATCTTCGATCAGCTGTTCTTCACCATAATAATACAAATCGTCAATTTGGCTGTTATCAAAAACTCCGGTGTATTTACGAATTGCATTTTCCGCTTCTTTGTACCTTTCCTTGGTAAATAAAAGTCCGGGTACTACCGAAATTTCTTTTTTCTCCGTAAACATCAATTGCCAGCTAACTCCGTAGGTATCCTGCACCCATCCGTAGTATTCGCTAAAATCATAGGAATCCAAGGGCATTAAAACATCCCCTTCTTTAGATAGCTCCTTCCAGATTCGATCAATTTCTTCCTTGCCATTCAATTTTACCGTAAAAGAAATGGAAGGGTTCTTATCAATGTTCATACCGCCATTTAGTATACTAAACTCTGTATCGGCAATTTCAAAACTCCTAGTAATAAGATTCCCCTCAGGTCCGTATACGGATTCTTTTAACCTACTGTTTGGAAAAATGGACGTATAATATTCCGCCGCTTGTTCTCCCTCTTTTTCAAACCAGATCACCGGAATGATTTTTTTCATAATAAAACCTCCTTGAACCTTTCGATCATCAACCTGACAATTTACCCTTAGTATACCCCGTTATTTAGATTTGATCATCTCTCCACTGTTGATATTTTTAATAGCCTCAACAATATATTATCGATATGCCCGCTCATACTGTTTAGGGGCTTCCATTTCATGTTTTAAAATTTTTGCCGCATCCTGAGGCCAATGGGAATTTCGAAGGAGCTCCCGACCGAGAAAAATGTAATCCGCTCGGTTATTTTGCAGGGCTTCCTCTGCCATTTCTCCTCGTGTAACCAGACCTCCAGCCATCACCGGAAGTTCTGTCAATTCCTTGATTTTTTCCGCAAAATGCATTTGATAACCGGGGTAAGGTTTGATTTTTGCAACAACCGCTCCACCGGAGCTGACATTGATTAAATCCAATCCAATCTCTTTAACCAGGTTAATCATCCGGGCCAAATCCTCAGGATGATTTCCCTCTTTGACGTAGTCCTCCGCTGAAATTCGAAGAATTACCGGTTTTCTTGAAGGCCAATGCCGGTGAACTTCTTCCAAAATTTCTTTTAAGAAACGGGTGCGATTTTGTATAGTTCCCCCATACTCATCCTTTCGCTGATTGGTCAGGGGTGATAAAAATTGATTGATTAAATATCCGTGGGCACCATGGATTTCAATGGTGTCAAATCCAGCTTCCTCCGCCCGTCTTGCCCCTTCACCGAAGGCTTTGATAACCTCATTGATCATTTCATTTGTCATATTAACCGGTTCCTGATAGTCCTCACTAAAAGGAGCATCCGCAGGGCTGATGATGGTCTCCGAGGCAACTGCGCATTTTCTACCAGCATGACCTAATTGAATACCGGCTTTTGCTCCGGATTCATGAATAAAATCCACAAGTTCCTTTAAGGGCTGAATGTGCTTGTCGGACCATATTCCAAGATCCTCCGCGGAAATCCTTCCCCGTTTCTCTACGGCGGTGGCTTCCAGTATGATTAGACCGGTACCGCCTAAAGCTCTTCCTCCATAATGCATTTTATGAAATTCCTTTACAAAACCTGTATCGTCGGAGCTATACATGCACATCGGTGCCATAACGATGCGGTTTTTTAGCGTAAGATCTTTTAATCTTCCCTCAGTAAATAATTTAGCCATCTGTTTTCCTCCTCATAATTGCCTTTTGAGCCAATGATCTTTTGCTAGCGTTATAGATTTGTTGTATGTCACTGATTTTTATTTAGATCATCGAAATACTTAAGATTTTATATACCCAAGTTTTCCTTGGTGAAAACATTGATCCCGGCAAACGCTTCTAATTCACCCGAAATTTCGTCCAACTGCCGCTTTCGTCTCCCTGAACCAGTAGTTGTGCCTGAATCCGCTCTTTCAATTCTTCCACATGGGAAATGATTCCCACTAGACGACCAGCGTCCTGTAAGTCGATCAGGCAATTAATGGCACTGTCTAAGGATTCCTGATCCAAAGTTCCGAACCCTTCATCGATAAAGACCGTATCCAGCATAATACCGCCGGCATGGGACTGCACCACTTCCGCAAGGCCGAGGGCCATGGAAAGTGAAGCTTTGAAGCTTTCACCCCCGGATAGGGTTTTCACGGACCGGGGAAGGCCGGTGTAACGGTCAAATACTTCCAGGTCCAGTCCGCCGCTTGTCCGTCGGTCTTCCACACTATCTGCAAGTTTTAACCTGTATCTCCCATTGGTCATAGAAGTAAACCGAAGATTGGCGGCGGTTAGTACGTCCCTTAAATAACTTCGTAGGATAAACCGTTCAAAGGGCATTTTCATTTCATTATTCCCGCTGATCACATCGGATATATGACCCAAGGTCTTAAACGCCTTCTCCTCTTTTTCCATATCCTTATTCAATTTTTCTACATTATCAATTACGGTTTTATTAGATAATTTCCGCTGTTTGATGATATCCATTTCATCTTGAAGTTTTCTAAGGGCTTCTTTTGAATCTTCAATCCGCTGGTCCAATACCTCAATTTTTGCCATTTCAAAGTCTTTAATTCCTGATTTTTGCTGGACGATCGCGGCTTTTTTGTTACCAAGGGCATCGTGATAATCCTTCAGTTCCTTTTCGATTCCCTTCTTTTGGGGAATTTCCATTTCGTAGTTTAAGTATTCCTCTTCTGTGATATGTTGTTCATTCAGCGCTTTTTCATAAAGCTTTTTCTCATAATCAAGATGTTCCCTTAGATCTTTCAACGTTTTTTCTCCGGTGTTGATGGAGGCTGTCATGGTAGTTTTCTCATCATGTTTTTTCTGATAGTTCTCCAGGATTTTATCCTTTCTGGTTTCTTTTTCCTTCAGTACCGATGCAACCTGCTCTTCTCTATTTGTAAGAGCCTCTTCTTCTCTCAGTTCTTGGGGGATGTTTTTCAGCATGGTCTCCCGTCGGGTTTCAAGTTGATTCACGATATTTTCTTCATTTTGTACTTTTTCCTTAGCCTTTTCTTCCTGTTCCGTCAGGGCTGTAAGTTCCTTATGAAGGTCTTCTTTTTTCTTTTCCGCTTCTTCATAGGTTTTATGATCTTTTTTCAGTTGTTTGATAGCTTGATTTAGGAATTCTTCTTCTCTTTCCTGTTCTTCCTTAATCTGAGATATTACTGTGATTTCCTTTGAGAGCCCAACATCATCGGATAAGATATCCCGATCTGTCTCCAGCATTTTAGTCAGTTCAACGTAGTAACTTTCCACCACTTCCTCTTCGCTGATTTTTCGGGTTTTGGCAGTTTCCAAAGCCATTTGAGCATTGTTTTTCGCTACTGCCCTGTCGTTTGCGATCGCTTCTGCTTGGTCCACTTCTTCTATGGAACAGGCTTTCTCGGAAAACTCCGCAGGCACAGGATGGTCTTCGCTCCCACATACGGGGCAGGGTTTTCCCAGCTCCAATTTCTTCGCTAGATATGCCGCTTGATTAAGATGATAGCGTCTCCTTTTTTCATTCCAGTTGTGATTTGCCTTTTCCCATAATTCTTCAAGTTTTTCAAAAGCCGACGCCTTCGTTTTTACATCTTCTTCTAGCTTGCTAAGGTTTATCATGCTCTTTTCCGTTTTTTGCAGCAGCGTAATCAACTGCTTAAGGGCTGATCGTTCCCTTTCTTTTTCGTAAAGCTCTTTTTCCGCGCCCTTATATTTTTCCATGACCTTTTGGTTGGCTTCCATGTCTTTTTTATATTTCTCCAGTTGATCTTTGATTGCCCTAAGTTCTTCTAAAGCCTTTTTTTGACGTTTATCCGCCTCTTTGTACTCTCCATTAATTCCTTTAACCTCCTTTAGCACTGTTTGATATTCTTCCAACTTGGAGGCTTCTTTTTTAAGATTTTCCAGATCCTTTGTATAGAATTCGGAGGTGACTTCCTTCTTTTCTTGCTCCAGGGTTTCAAGCTCTTTTTTCAGGGTTTCAAGGGCTTCTTTTTCCTCTATGATCCCCTTTTGCTTTTTCTCTACTCCCTTATTCCGCTCCAGATAGTATCTCCGTTTCGGCTCTACCTTCTCCGCCTTTTGGATTTTTTCGAGATCCTCTTCCTTTTTCTTGATGGTCTCTTTTTGTTCTTCCAGTTGCTTCAATTCTTTTTCCAGCACCTCAAGATCCTTTAGTTTTTGATTGTTGTCCACTGCCTTTTGCCGCTCTTCATAAAGTTTTCTCTGTTTTTGTTCTTCTTCTTCTTTGATCTTTTGAAAATTTATCAAGGTTTCCGTATCGGCCTGAAGGCTGGTACTTACCAGCACAATTATTCGATCAATGTTAAGGTCATCTTTTTGAAGCTCTTGATGAACTTCTTCTCCCCAAGATGCACCGGGATCATAGGCCAGTTTTAACAGTTCATTTTTCCGTTGCAACACTTTTTGCTCCATCTTTTTCTCAAGGTCCCGACTTTTTTCCTTAAACTTTCGTTGTAAATCGCTGTAAAGATGGGTTTTGAAGATCCGTTTTAAGATCTCCGTTCGCTCGTTGGATGGCGCCACTAAAAGCTTACGAAATTCTCCCTGGGGGATCATCATGATTTGGCGAAACTGGCTAAGCTCCAGTCCTAAAAGGGAGGTGATCTTTCCGGTAACATCGGTAATTCCGGTAATCGGCCGCTCCTCCTTTGGCAGATGAAGGGTGGCTTCCCCCGGGGCTTCCGTCATTCCCTCTCCGCTTTTTTTCCGTCGTTCCTGCTTTGGACGTCGGTGAACCGTATATTCCTTACCTTTCAGTTGAAAGGTGAATTCCACTTCCGTCAGTACTTCTGAGGATGCGCTCTGACAGCGGATGCTTTTTTCCGGTCGATCAGTACCGCTGGTCTCCCCATAAAGGGCATAGCAGATCCCATCGAAAATCGAAGTTTTTCCCGCTCCCGTAGGGCCGGTGATCAAAAATAAGTGATGTTCCTTTAACTCCCGAAAATCGATGACCTCCGTTTCTTGATAGGGTCCAAAGGCACTCATGGTTAATTTAATGGGCTTCATTAGGCATCCCTCTCTTCCCGCTCAAGTTCTTCGTAAACTTCTGAAAAATACTTTAAAGCCTCTTTTGTCGGCTCTTCTTCCCCTGTAACTTTTCGGTAAAACTCCAAAAACAGTTCCCTAGGGTTTTTTCCTTTCATCTCTACAACTTCATCCCCTTGGTCTCCCAGAAGCTCCATCCTTACTCTTTCCAGCTGCAGGATGTTAGGATAAACAGACCGTAGTTTTTGCATCGGTTCATAAAGAGAGCCCGGGTCCGTTAAAATGGCATGGATATAATCCTCCGTATTCCCGAGGCTGTAGACTTCCGGATTCATCAAATCCTCCAGATCCCCTTCAATCACCCGAAGGTCCCGCCACGGTTTTAGGACTCTCTCGTCGATGGTCATTTCCCCTTTTTCCTTCAAATCAATTAAGGTGACGGATTTTTTCTGTTTCGCTTCGGAAAAAGAATACTTCAGTAAGGATCCGGCGTAGCGGATGCTTTCTTTTGAAACTTTTTGTGGTCGGTGAAGATGACCCAAAGCAACATAATCAAATGGATGATAATACTCGGCAGTGACGTACTCTGATCCGCCAATACTTAACGGGCGTTCCGATTCGCTGGTTTCCGGTTCTTCCGTTCCCACCACAAAGGCATGGCTTATGCAGATGTTTCTAATCTTTTTATCGAGCTTTTCCGTAATAGGGGCTAAAACCGTTTTCATGGCCATATCATGGTTTGTAAGCGCATCCTTTTGATAAAGGGCTTTTACCACCGCCGGTTCACTAAAGGGGATGGGGTAAAAATGAACCTCGCCGTATTCATCCTCAAGGATCACCGGTTCAATACGCTTTTGAAGTTTCCCCACAATATGCAGTCCCCGGTCTCGAAGCAGCTTACTGCCAAAATCCAAGCGGTCGGGACTGTCATGGTTTCCCGAGATCATAATAACTTTGATCCCCAGGTCCAACACAACTTTTGATAACACATCATCTAACAACTCCACCGCCTCGGTTGGAGGAATAGAGCGATCGTACACATCCCCTGCGATGATTAATACGTCCACCTCTTCTGTTTTTAAGAGTTCAATCAATTCTTGTAGTAAATATTCCTGATCTTCAGTCATATGTAGTCCGTGTACCAGCTTTCCAATATGCCAGTCTCCTGTATGCAGTATTTTCATGGGCTTTCATCCCTTTCCCGTTGGTTTTTTTCAAAGCAATCATTATCGAATTTTGTCTTTAGTTTATTTTACATGAGTCCCTTCCAACTGTCCATACAGCATCCTTCATGTTTCAAAAAATCGTCTCAAAAGTAATTACGTAGATGCGTTTTTTGCAAACTTTTACCTATTTGTAGGATTCTGGCCTTTAAGTTATATTATTGCAAAAAAACAGACAGCACCCGATGGGTGCTGTCATGCATTAAGTTAAGGGGATTAAAATAATTTACTAATTTGTTTAGTAGATTCCTCTACTAAGTCCGTTCATAATTGCAGAGAATACTTTGTTTGATCGGATGGTCGCTCCGGTTGCTACATCCACATCATCCACAAAATCTCCGGGAGTATGCAGATCATAGATAGTCTCTAAAGGTTGTCCTTCAAGGTATTCTGCAATCTGAAGATGCTGTTCATAAATTCCGTATAAAGCATCTCCTTCTTCCATTTCTCTGTAATCATTGTCAGAGTGGTATAAGTGTCGATAACTTAAGTCATTAATCATACCATCTTCTACATAGAACTGCACGGATACTTGCTGGTATCCTCTATCTCCAAAAGTTCCTCGGTATCGTCCGTCTTCTACATCTTCAAGAAGGTCTGTGGAATATCCGTTAGCAGGAGAGTAAATTCCTCGATTCAGGCCATCTCGAAT from the Isachenkonia alkalipeptolytica genome contains:
- a CDS encoding VOC family protein, with product MKKIIPVIWFEKEGEQAAEYYTSIFPNSRLKESVYGPEGNLITRSFEIADTEFSILNGGMNIDKNPSISFTVKLNGKEEIDRIWKELSKEGDVLMPLDSYDFSEYYGWVQDTYGVSWQLMFTEKKEISVVPGLLFTKERYKEAENAIRKYTGVFDNSQIDDLYYYGEEQLIEDKDALMHGAFQLENQIFSAMDSGLDHAFTFNEGISLMVLVDSQKEIDELWDKLSAVAEEERCGWLKDEFGVSWQVVPRVLNTYLRDEDNVRAKRVMDAMLEMKKMEINLLEEAYKG
- a CDS encoding zinc metallopeptidase, whose translation is MYFPMFFDPTMLILIPGILLTMYAQRQVKSNFARYLKVPTMKGHTGIEVARSLLDRNDLSHVRIENAKGELGDHYDPRTETLRLSQQVGRGSSIASVSVAAHEVGHAIQHGLGYKPLSFRNLILPAAKFGSSAAWIFLIVGLLIPSMGELMTVGIYLFAVAVLFQVITLPVEFNASNRAMNLLQADGYLIAEEEKGAKAVLNAAALTYVAAMATAVLQLLRMIMIARRRR
- a CDS encoding exonuclease SbcCD subunit D, whose protein sequence is MKILHTGDWHIGKLVHGLHMTEDQEYLLQELIELLKTEEVDVLIIAGDVYDRSIPPTEAVELLDDVLSKVVLDLGIKVIMISGNHDSPDRLDFGSKLLRDRGLHIVGKLQKRIEPVILEDEYGEVHFYPIPFSEPAVVKALYQKDALTNHDMAMKTVLAPITEKLDKKIRNICISHAFVVGTEEPETSESERPLSIGGSEYVTAEYYHPFDYVALGHLHRPQKVSKESIRYAGSLLKYSFSEAKQKKSVTLIDLKEKGEMTIDERVLKPWRDLRVIEGDLEDLMNPEVYSLGNTEDYIHAILTDPGSLYEPMQKLRSVYPNILQLERVRMELLGDQGDEVVEMKGKNPRELFLEFYRKVTGEEEPTKEALKYFSEVYEELEREERDA
- a CDS encoding transposase; protein product: MQLDSNKHSVFLMNYHLVLVSKYRRKVFDGKVSERAKEIFSYIAPNYNITLV
- a CDS encoding AAA family ATPase gives rise to the protein MKPIKLTMSAFGPYQETEVIDFRELKEHHLFLITGPTGAGKTSIFDGICYALYGETSGTDRPEKSIRCQSASSEVLTEVEFTFQLKGKEYTVHRRPKQERRKKSGEGMTEAPGEATLHLPKEERPITGITDVTGKITSLLGLELSQFRQIMMIPQGEFRKLLVAPSNERTEILKRIFKTHLYSDLQRKFKEKSRDLEKKMEQKVLQRKNELLKLAYDPGASWGEEVHQELQKDDLNIDRIIVLVSTSLQADTETLINFQKIKEEEEQKQRKLYEERQKAVDNNQKLKDLEVLEKELKQLEEQKETIKKKEEDLEKIQKAEKVEPKRRYYLERNKGVEKKQKGIIEEKEALETLKKELETLEQEKKEVTSEFYTKDLENLKKEASKLEEYQTVLKEVKGINGEYKEADKRQKKALEELRAIKDQLEKYKKDMEANQKVMEKYKGAEKELYEKERERSALKQLITLLQKTEKSMINLSKLEEDVKTKASAFEKLEELWEKANHNWNEKRRRYHLNQAAYLAKKLELGKPCPVCGSEDHPVPAEFSEKACSIEEVDQAEAIANDRAVAKNNAQMALETAKTRKISEEEVVESYYVELTKMLETDRDILSDDVGLSKEITVISQIKEEQEREEEFLNQAIKQLKKDHKTYEEAEKKKEDLHKELTALTEQEEKAKEKVQNEENIVNQLETRRETMLKNIPQELREEEALTNREEQVASVLKEKETRKDKILENYQKKHDEKTTMTASINTGEKTLKDLREHLDYEKKLYEKALNEQHITEEEYLNYEMEIPQKKGIEKELKDYHDALGNKKAAIVQQKSGIKDFEMAKIEVLDQRIEDSKEALRKLQDEMDIIKQRKLSNKTVIDNVEKLNKDMEKEEKAFKTLGHISDVISGNNEMKMPFERFILRSYLRDVLTAANLRFTSMTNGRYRLKLADSVEDRRTSGGLDLEVFDRYTGLPRSVKTLSGGESFKASLSMALGLAEVVQSHAGGIMLDTVFIDEGFGTLDQESLDSAINCLIDLQDAGRLVGIISHVEELKERIQAQLLVQGDESGSWTKFRVN
- the namA gene encoding NADPH dehydrogenase NamA yields the protein MAKLFTEGRLKDLTLKNRIVMAPMCMYSSDDTGFVKEFHKMHYGGRALGGTGLIILEATAVEKRGRISAEDLGIWSDKHIQPLKELVDFIHESGAKAGIQLGHAGRKCAVASETIISPADAPFSEDYQEPVNMTNEMINEVIKAFGEGARRAEEAGFDTIEIHGAHGYLINQFLSPLTNQRKDEYGGTIQNRTRFLKEILEEVHRHWPSRKPVILRISAEDYVKEGNHPEDLARMINLVKEIGLDLINVSSGGAVVAKIKPYPGYQMHFAEKIKELTELPVMAGGLVTRGEMAEEALQNNRADYIFLGRELLRNSHWPQDAAKILKHEMEAPKQYERAYR